A window of Belonocnema kinseyi isolate 2016_QV_RU_SX_M_011 chromosome 9, B_treatae_v1, whole genome shotgun sequence contains these coding sequences:
- the LOC117179481 gene encoding uncharacterized protein LOC117179481, with protein MDSTEDRPIRKIWSRSEKAMLLQILKTEGHQNLNRIAAAIPNKSLGAIKALLNKYSVQAKAFKSDSNDPLDFWLHSYFSPEDDNLVAKALLFIRLFEEHPTPQELNGVDINSIYEFLHRSTLGHSPGELPPEMWKVVDSEVSLISDNVSTPSEREVLTYLSTFSNRQKPHRDYSRKDRDKTC; from the coding sequence ATGGATTCAACCGAAGATCGACCAATTCGGAAAATTTGGAGTCGATCCGAGAAGGCAATGCTTCTGCAGATTTTGAAAACCGAAGGACACCAAAATTTGAATCGAATTGCTGCAGCGATCCCAAATAAATCGTTGGGAGCAATCAAAGCactgttaaataaatattcagtCCAAGCGAAAGCGTTCAAGTCCGACTCAAATGATCCACTCGATTTTTGGCTACATTCTTATTTCTCGCCCGAAGATGACAATTTAGTCGCTAAAGCACTCTTGTTTATACGACTATTTGAAGAACATCCGACACCTCAGGAATTAAATGGTGTTGATATTAATTCGATTTACGAATTTCTTCATCGATCGACGTTAGGCCACAGTCCAGGTGAACTTCCGCCGGAAATGTGGAAAGTGGTCGATAGCGAAGTGTCATTAATTAGTGATAATGTTTCAACTCCGAGTGAGAGAGAAGTTCTTACTTATTTGAGCACTTTTTCCAACAGACAGAAGCCTCATAGGGATTATTCGAGAAAAGATCGTGATAAAACTTGTTAA
- the LOC117179480 gene encoding m7GpppX diphosphatase: MPKTSQSKKAKGKAVKSDLPKRSSGKKFQLQWYDEYPEWRNWVRPIKNDNLFYCRACKKPFSCSKSNIECHEKTKVHAKAFSLLKFDEARILSQTASGKFLTRSGSTVEVEDYSVLNMADRKPEEIVTECSPEKKVKSELEKCENDVSVHKSAISLSNFQMKRLLNVNSARKQVFVEGNFAGHDSSAIVILEKKSFPVEEIFLNRGFFNEGTIIRKNYRNGIYGNYECFPTREYNGINATVIHPASQSHLDKYSVKELHLVEETYETYKNITLPHIESQQFSLEWVDNILAHRAEADRIIYEDKNKETGFLMLPDLKWDGNPESLTVLALAIKRIKSIRELNASHLPLLKNIQKAGIETILKKYNVPASRLRIYLHYRPSYYHLHVHFTYLMFESQGTFVEKAHLLSTVIQNIELMPDYYQKASLSFAVAENDPLYKKYQEHGLLPSETSSSAETS, translated from the exons atgcctaaaaCTTCCCAAAGTAAGAAGGCCAAAGGTAAGGCAGTCAAAAGTGACTTGCCAAAGCGTTCATCGGGTAAGAAGTTTCAGTTACAGTGGTACGATGAATACCCGGAATGGAGAAATTGGGTAAGACCAATTAAAAACGACAATTTGTTCTATTGTCGCGCTTGCAAAAAACCATTTTCTTGCAGTAAATCAAATATTGAATGTCACGAAAAAACTAAAGTACACGCAAAAGCATTTAGCTTGCTGAAATTTGACGAAGCACGCATTCTGTCGCAAACAGCTTCAGGTAAATTTCTCACTCGATCTGGCAGCACTGTTGAAGTTGAAGACTATTCAGTGTTAAACATGGCGGACCGCAAACCCGAGGAAATCGTAACCGAGTGTTCTCCcgagaaaaaagttaaatccgaGCTAGAAAAATGCGAAAACGACGTCAGTGTTCACAAGAGTGCAATAAGTCTGTCGAACTTTCAAATGAAACGACTTCTGAATGTAAATAGTGCAAGAAAGCAGGTTTTCGTTGAAGGGAACTTTGCCGGCCACGACAGTTCGGCGATTGTTATCCTCGAGAAGAAGAGCTTTCCGGTCGAAGAAATATTCCTCAACAGAGGCTTTTTCAACGAGGGAACCATCATTCGAAAGAATTATCGAAACGGGATTTATGGAAATTACGAGTGTTTCCCAACGCGGGAATATAACG gtataaatgCGACTGTAATTCATCCCGCTTCTCAATCACACCTGGACAAGTATTCGGTGAAAGAACTTCATCTTGTGGAGGAAACCTACGAGACCtacaaaaatattactcttcCTCACATAGAGTCTCAACAATTTTCCTTAGAG TGGGTTGATAATATTCTGGCACACAGAGCGGAAGCCGACAGAATAATTTACGAGGATAAGAATAAAGAAACGGGATTTTTGATGCTACCTGACCTAAAATGGGATGGGAATCCGGAATCTTTGACTGTTTTGGCATTGGCTATTAAGAGAATTAAGTCGATCAGAGAGTTGAATGCTTCTCACTTGCCTTTACTAAAAAACATCCAAAAGGCCGGGATTGAGACGATTTTGAAGAAATACAACGTCCCAGCATCTCGCCTCCGAATTTACTTGCATTATCGACCTTCTTATTACCATCTTCATGTCCATTTTACATATCTCATGTTCGAAAGTCAAG GTACATTTGTCGAAAAGGCCCATTTGCTTTCGACGGTGATCCAGAATATAGAACTGATGCCAGATTACTACCAAAAAGCGAGTTTGTCTTTCGCTGTCGCGGAAAACGATCCactctataaaaaatatcaagaacaCGGTTTGCTGCCTTCGGAAACTAGTTCTTCCGCCGAAACTAGTTAA